A single region of the bacterium genome encodes:
- a CDS encoding helical backbone metal receptor yields the protein MSFAAASTCLALALLGSVSGGVQAAAGAGAYPMTLTDASGVRVTIRARPVRIVSMAPSVTEVLFALGLDREVIGISDSDDYPPERVRGRTRVGGAVVSLERVVALKPDLVVGMPSLQHDQLVRLRALRLPVLAVDAASVDGTVDLVRLLGRVTGRIREAEGLALHLRRRAAAVRPVIRRTAYIEVWHEPVLAAGGSTLVDDLVTRAGGANIFGNRRGYVPVPLEDVLSRNPQVILLLYRGGDRLRGRPGWAVLDAVRAGRVYDLPTSLVARPGPRVVEGLELIARLLGNGR from the coding sequence GTGAGTTTCGCGGCGGCATCCACCTGCCTCGCGCTGGCCTTGCTGGGCTCTGTTTCTGGCGGCGTCCAGGCCGCCGCAGGCGCCGGCGCCTATCCGATGACGCTCACGGATGCCTCCGGGGTCCGCGTCACGATCCGGGCCAGGCCGGTCCGGATCGTCTCAATGGCTCCGAGCGTGACAGAGGTCCTCTTCGCCCTGGGCTTGGACCGGGAGGTCATCGGGATCAGCGACTCCGACGACTACCCGCCGGAGCGGGTTCGTGGCAGGACGCGCGTGGGCGGCGCGGTGGTCAGCCTGGAGCGCGTTGTGGCCCTCAAGCCGGATCTGGTTGTCGGAATGCCGAGTCTGCAACACGACCAGCTTGTTCGCCTGCGGGCGCTCCGCCTGCCCGTGCTGGCGGTGGACGCCGCCTCGGTTGACGGGACGGTTGATCTGGTCAGGCTGCTGGGCCGGGTGACGGGCCGCATCCGGGAGGCCGAGGGACTGGCGCTGCACCTCCGGCGCCGGGCAGCAGCCGTTCGCCCGGTCATCCGGCGCACCGCCTACATCGAGGTGTGGCATGAGCCCGTGCTGGCTGCGGGCGGCTCGACGCTGGTGGATGATCTGGTCACCCGCGCCGGGGGCGCCAACATCTTCGGCAATCGCCGCGGGTACGTTCCGGTGCCGCTCGAGGATGTCCTCAGCCGGAACCCACAGGTGATCCTGCTGCTCTACCGCGGAGGAGACCGTCTGCGCGGGAGACCCGGCTGGGCCGTCCTGGACGCGGTGCGGGCGGGCCGCGTGTACGATCTGCCGACCTCGCTGGTAGCTCGGCCCGGCCCCCGCGTGGTGGAAGGCCTGGAGCTGATCGCCAGGCTGCTGGGCAATGGACGGTAG
- a CDS encoding methyltransferase domain-containing protein: MKVDRGKWEARYIAGERVHDGPPSGLLRRWLPLLPRGRALDVATGLGRNALLLASAGYDVCAVDISPTALAVAARRAARRRLRVRWVEADLDTYRFPKARYHVVVNTFFLKRKLLTAMQEAVRPGGVMILETHLEWPEPDPGPRGPAHRLRKGELQRRFRNWEVLYLQEGLFREGGRSRALGRIVARKPRGARR; the protein is encoded by the coding sequence ATGAAGGTTGATCGCGGAAAGTGGGAAGCCAGGTACATCGCGGGCGAGCGCGTGCACGACGGGCCGCCGTCGGGCCTGCTGAGGAGGTGGCTGCCGCTATTGCCGCGGGGCCGCGCGCTGGACGTGGCCACCGGCTTGGGGCGCAACGCCCTGCTGCTGGCATCGGCCGGCTACGACGTATGCGCCGTTGACATCTCACCGACCGCGCTGGCAGTAGCGGCCCGCCGGGCTGCACGGAGGCGCCTGCGCGTGCGGTGGGTCGAGGCGGATCTCGATACCTACCGGTTTCCGAAGGCGCGGTACCATGTGGTCGTGAACACGTTCTTCCTGAAGAGGAAGCTGCTCACGGCGATGCAGGAGGCGGTGCGGCCCGGTGGGGTTATGATCCTGGAGACCCACCTGGAGTGGCCCGAGCCGGATCCTGGCCCACGCGGGCCCGCACACCGGCTCAGAAAGGGCGAGTTGCAGCGCCGGTTCCGGAACTGGGAGGTGCTCTATCTTCAGGAGGGCCTCTTCCGTGAGGGCGGGCGCTCCCGCGCACTTGGCAGGATTGTGGCCAGGAAGCCGAGGGGGGCCCGGCGGTGA
- a CDS encoding D-alanyl-D-alanine carboxypeptidase family protein codes for MNAVLRHALLAGLLLAVCAVEPASTAPAYAGPTAPDGPTAAIVMDARTGRILHAREAHRRWPPASTTKILTAIIALERLPAGAVVTVSARASAQRQGAVIGLEAGEKWPIRDLLLAMMLRSANDAAVAVAEGAFVNTERFVEEMNARARQLGAHESQFVNPHGFEASGHHSTALDLALIARHALRNADLAALVRTETWDLIRPGRPPQRLVNTNQLLGRYPGADGVKTGWTAASGPSLVASATRDGRQILVVVLNSRNVFGDAEQLLDLGFRSVRPGALSGR; via the coding sequence GTGAACGCCGTGCTCCGGCACGCCCTGCTCGCGGGTCTGCTGCTGGCGGTGTGCGCGGTGGAACCGGCGAGTACGGCGCCGGCCTATGCCGGACCCACCGCACCCGATGGACCCACCGCCGCGATCGTCATGGATGCCAGGACCGGCCGCATCCTGCACGCGCGCGAGGCGCACCGCCGGTGGCCTCCGGCGTCCACCACGAAGATCCTAACCGCGATCATCGCCCTCGAGCGCCTGCCTGCCGGCGCGGTCGTCACGGTGAGTGCCCGCGCTTCCGCCCAGCGTCAGGGAGCAGTCATTGGTCTGGAGGCCGGGGAGAAGTGGCCGATCAGGGATCTGCTGCTGGCGATGATGCTCCGCTCGGCGAACGACGCAGCGGTGGCGGTGGCTGAAGGGGCCTTCGTCAATACCGAGCGCTTTGTCGAAGAGATGAACGCCAGGGCGCGACAGTTGGGCGCCCACGAGAGCCAGTTTGTCAACCCGCACGGGTTTGAGGCCTCGGGGCACCACAGCACCGCCCTCGACCTTGCCCTGATCGCGCGGCACGCACTGCGCAACGCGGATCTCGCAGCGCTCGTGCGCACCGAGACCTGGGACCTGATACGGCCTGGCCGACCGCCCCAGCGCCTCGTCAACACCAACCAGCTTCTCGGTCGCTATCCTGGGGCCGATGGGGTGAAGACCGGGTGGACCGCGGCGTCAGGGCCTTCGCTGGTTGCCTCGGCCACGCGGGACGGCCGGCAGATCCTCGTGGTGGTGCTCAACAGCCGCAACGTTTTCGGTGACGCGGAGCAGTTGCTGGACCTGGGGTTTCGATCCGTCCGTCCGGGCGCGCTGTCGGGGCGCTAG
- the scpB gene encoding SMC-Scp complex subunit ScpB, with amino-acid sequence MVSSAEIGELARSVESLLFVADRPVPLDRLAAVLDAPADRAREAVEHLETRLADGGLQVQAVAGGYQLCTRPEHADLVRRFLQCEHGESLSKGALETLAIIAYRQPATRGDIEQIRGSSSDWHIERLLERHLIRVVGRRETVGRPMLFGTTERFMRYFGLRSLSDLPPAGERGVQVMLDPAG; translated from the coding sequence ATGGTATCCTCTGCTGAGATCGGGGAACTGGCGCGCTCGGTTGAGAGCCTGCTGTTTGTCGCCGACCGGCCGGTACCACTCGATCGCCTGGCAGCCGTGTTGGACGCCCCAGCGGACCGCGCTCGGGAGGCGGTAGAGCACCTCGAGACGCGTCTGGCCGACGGCGGCCTCCAGGTGCAGGCGGTCGCCGGCGGCTATCAGCTCTGCACCAGGCCCGAGCACGCCGACCTTGTGCGCCGGTTTCTGCAGTGCGAGCACGGCGAGTCGCTGTCCAAGGGAGCCCTCGAGACCCTGGCGATCATTGCCTACAGGCAGCCGGCAACGCGGGGCGACATCGAGCAGATCCGCGGAAGCAGCAGCGATTGGCACATCGAACGCCTGCTCGAACGCCATCTGATCCGCGTGGTGGGCCGGCGCGAGACGGTGGGACGCCCCATGCTGTTTGGGACCACGGAACGGTTCATGCGGTACTTCGGCCTCCGCAGTCTGTCGGATCTGCCGCCCGCGGGTGAGCGAGGTGTGCAGGTCATGCTCGATCCGGCGGGGTGA
- a CDS encoding ScpA family protein, which translates to MTTEPSGPLARTAAPAYTVSVPGFEGPLDLLVTLANQGKIDLNEIPLAEMADEFLRRSKESLDLNQAVETLWLLAALVEMKARSLLPKPPPPELIQVPEDSDLPERLEEQLAEYRAFKEAAEALRVLESLQQQVFVRPRQGEPADVLLEGVTVEDLFRAFAEVLARAREERAAEVVDEPVRVADRMAAILGALDDAPQGLEFSALFPRRATTVVVVVTFLALLELIMGQKVRVQQASPLAPIMVKRA; encoded by the coding sequence ATGACGACCGAACCGTCCGGCCCACTTGCCCGCACCGCCGCACCTGCCTACACGGTAAGCGTACCCGGCTTCGAGGGCCCGCTTGACCTGCTGGTAACGCTCGCCAACCAGGGGAAGATAGATCTCAACGAGATCCCGCTGGCTGAGATGGCAGACGAGTTCCTGCGGCGCTCTAAGGAATCGCTGGACCTCAATCAGGCCGTCGAGACGCTTTGGCTGCTGGCCGCGCTTGTGGAGATGAAGGCGAGGTCGCTCCTGCCCAAGCCCCCTCCGCCTGAGCTCATCCAGGTTCCCGAGGACAGTGACCTGCCGGAGCGCCTGGAGGAGCAGCTCGCAGAGTACCGAGCCTTCAAGGAAGCCGCCGAGGCGCTTCGGGTGCTTGAGAGTCTCCAGCAGCAGGTCTTCGTGCGGCCCCGGCAGGGGGAGCCGGCAGACGTCCTGTTGGAGGGAGTGACGGTCGAGGATCTCTTCCGGGCGTTCGCAGAGGTGCTTGCACGTGCCCGGGAGGAGCGCGCCGCCGAGGTGGTGGATGAGCCGGTCCGGGTTGCCGATCGCATGGCGGCCATCCTGGGTGCGCTGGATGACGCGCCGCAGGGCCTGGAGTTCTCGGCGCTGTTTCCGCGGCGGGCGACCACCGTCGTCGTGGTGGTGACGTTCCTGGCGTTGCTGGAGTTGATCATGGGCCAGAAGGTGCGGGTGCAGCAGGCTTCCCCGCTGGCGCCGATCATGGTGAAGAGGGCCTAG
- a CDS encoding site-2 protease family protein, protein MLRGDPQVLLLRVIAILVAVTVHEFAHAWAADRLGDPTPRTRGRLSLNPVVHLDPMGSLLLLLAGFGWAKPVEVNPRYFPDPRRGMLVVAAAGPLANVATALLLGLVYQLGLVEPGAWPGSLLLTVIFINAVLAIFNLLPVPPLDGSKIISGLLPPAQARSYDRMAQFGPLLLLALILLPGRFIGLLLDLPVRWLVGLAIGAGGL, encoded by the coding sequence CGATTCTGGTTGCCGTCACGGTACACGAGTTCGCGCACGCATGGGCCGCCGACCGGCTGGGCGATCCCACACCCCGCACCCGCGGCCGCCTCTCGCTCAACCCGGTTGTGCACCTGGACCCGATGGGGTCATTGCTGCTCCTGCTCGCAGGGTTCGGGTGGGCGAAGCCGGTCGAGGTGAACCCCAGGTACTTCCCCGACCCGCGCCGGGGGATGCTGGTGGTGGCGGCTGCCGGCCCGCTCGCGAACGTGGCAACGGCGCTCCTGCTGGGGCTGGTCTACCAGCTCGGCCTGGTAGAGCCGGGCGCCTGGCCGGGGAGCCTGCTGCTGACCGTGATCTTCATCAACGCGGTGTTGGCCATCTTCAACCTGCTGCCCGTTCCCCCGCTGGACGGATCGAAAATCATCTCCGGTCTTCTGCCCCCGGCCCAGGCTCGATCCTACGACCGGATGGCCCAGTTCGGCCCGCTGCTGTTGCTGGCCTTGATCCTGCTGCCCGGCCGCTTCATCGGTCTCCTGCTGGATCTGCCCGTGCGATGGTTGGTCGGGCTGGCGATTGGCGCAGGCGGCCTCTGA